The window CAGGCAGACTCATAGAAGAGTTGTCCATGGGGAGACGTGTATGCAGAGCTTCAGGAGTGTGACTGTGCCCTGCTTGAGGAACCCCAAAGTCAAAAAGAGGCTATCTATACTTCAGCAGGAATGCATCTCCAAGATATACAATCAAGTGCAAAAAGGTCTAAACTGGATATACAGTGTGATCCCACTATTGCTCATGTATGAGTGCACACCAATGAAACATAACAGAAAGGCCCACGGCAAACTGTTAACACTACCTAGGACTAACGCTCTGCAACGTGTGGACCCTCCTCCAGGCAGTCAGAAGCACATttttatacacacatgcacactcacaggCGATATAGTAGAGGCAATGGATAAGTGCACGGACAAGGAAGACAACCTGAACCCCAACTCCATCACTTCCCAGCTGTGCTCTCCTCAGGCAAATCACTCAACCTTTCAGGGCTCCAGTTTCCAGTTCTGTAAAATGACGATCCTGATAAAAGGACCTATCTGTTTCTAGAATGTTTGCCCTTTTATGACATAAAATACTTACAACATTTAAGTGCCTTCAGTAAGTGCCTGttttatttacacacacatataccataCATTACAAATACTCTGTACTTAAACTGTcctgcaacttgcttttttcatgagTCTTAGAGCTCTTTCTGTATTCTGTCATATAGATCAAGATGAATATCCATTTATTTAACGTGTTTCCGAATGTTCCCCATTACAAACCACTCTGCAGTGGATGTCCTCGTACACATTTTTACAGGATGTGGAGAGGTGAAAAGGCCATATCTGcagtatgatttttttcattttgaaagatcCTACCTCAGGATGGACCTTAAAAGCGACTGGACCAGACTACAGGACCACCAACACTGAGCACTATCTACCACTCCCCACTCTCTTTTATATTGAAGGACCAGGCTGATCTGATCCTTTGGCAAATTAGCCTTTGCTCAATCATCTCACTTGATGGAAAGGAGATGCAAAATATTTCCTGTAGTGGAACTGTACACCGCAGTatcatttaaaatagtaaaaaaagacTGAGTCCAGTAAAAGGggaagaaactatttttttaactATGAAAGACAATGGCTACCCAATAATTGAGCAGGTTGTACTGACacgaaaataaaacaaagtaaaaaagccAAAGATAAAACAGTATCTAAAGTATGATTcataacagtattttaaaagcatataaacATACACCCACATCTATACAAACattaacacacagaaaaagaagtgcaagatTTATACCAAATTTCGAGGGGAAGTTAACTTTGGATTCAGAAAGGGGATGACTTAGGAGATTTCCACTTTCTACACTATAAAAACTTGTTTTGAAGCTTTCCAAAAAGCCACTGAATTTTTCATGGAGAAACTACAGATGTTTTAACACTGGAAAATAAAAGGCAGTTCCCTggtagcctagtggttaggattcagggctttcactgctgtgggggCCGGGATTCactccctggtgggggaactaggatcctgaaAGCCTCAAAATgtggcaaagaagaaaaagagaaaagctgattagcaaaaatattttaaatgctcatACAGGAAAAGTGCCGGGCTCTCACCCCCGTTCTTCTCCAAACTGGGGTCagagactaatttttaaaaacacacaggaAACACTTGGAAGATGTTACATTATGATCAGCCAGATCAGGAGGATGAGGAacaattttttccccttcctctatTTCTTAAGTTTTTATGAAGTGGTTTAAttcttataaaaaacaaaaataatagcattAACAAAACAGTTATTTTTGTGTCACCAATTTCTGAAACAAAGAAGTCAGGGCTGCTGGGTATAAagagtgtgttaaaaaaaaaaaaaatgtgttcatatCCAGTCCTAAGAAGGGCTAAGAAGGCAGATACAGTGAGTGCTTGAGAGGAGGGACCACAGAATCTGATGATCCCCAGGGAAGGGAAGGCCCTGGTGCCGGGACTGGGATATGGGGCAGCACTGGGTCCAGAAGCACATTTCCTAGCACCTGGGCCAGTGTGTACCCATCCAACGCAGGCCCAGAGGCTGGAGGGTGGATGGTACCCAAGATCATGTAGGGACAAGGAGAAATCCTGAGAGGGGAGTGGGCGTGCAAAGGCACTTAAAGAGTGTGTGGCTGGAGAGGTGTGAGGTACCAAACAAGTTGAGGAAGAGTGCATTAAGGCAATCTGTTCTCAACAAACAGGCCCCAAAGATGCACATCAAGGatgtttaaaatactgaaaaatgggAACATAATCTCAATCAAAGGGGACCAGTTGAATAAAAGCATCTGTATATTAAGAATTTCCTTGGCAGTcaagtgattaagactctgtgcttctattACAGGAGgtgagggtttaatccctggttgggaaactaagtttccacatgccatgcagcatggccaaaaatttttaaaaaaggaaagaaacaaacaaaaatgaggtGGATCTATATGcactgttgtaaaaaaaaaaaaaggctcaaaaCATGTTGATAAGTCAAAGCAAGACATAGGGACAGACTATATAGTATGACCCATCCTTCCACAGAAGTTCCATAGGCTTATGAATGATAAATGtatacagagaaaaaggaatctgCCAACAATAGTTACCTAAGGAGAGAGGGGGACTGAGGAGCACAAGTagatctaatttttattttactgtattgctcgtatttgttttgtttttaaaaatgagcactGTTAGTTTTGTAATAATATCATATTCTGATTTTAAgacacattttttcattttaacatctctgaaataagCATGCTTGTCACATTCATttccagcattaaaaaaaaaaaaaaaaaaagatttaaacatCTCTAAGTCTTTCCTGTAGTCAATGGGGTCTTCGACTTGatgaaataaagtaatattttacttacaaaaaaaaaaagagggtatgGCAGAGTGTAACAACAGGTCTAGTCAGATCAGGCCTAGAAGACTGCCTTACTGCATCCCTAGTTTTAGAGATGCACACTGAAGTAGGCAGGGGTGAAATGACATATCTGGGATTCGCTTCAGAATACTCCAGCCAAGGAAAGATATAAAAAGGACAGATGGGACTTCCCTACTGGCCctgtggttgagaatctgccttccagtgcaggggactcaggttcaatccttggttggacaactaagcctgtgccctgtaactagagaagccccctcgcatgccacaacgaagagcccgtgtgctgcaacacagacccagtgcagccaaagaaaagagggggtggggtggggatagaTGGAGGAGACGTGGAGAAATCTTGAACTAACTACTCAGTTTGGGTGATGGGTATATTTGGGGTCACTTAATTATTCTACTTTTATATACATTTGGAAATGTTCATATAAAGAAAGGACAAGATTCCAAAAGTGGATGAGCTCCACAGGGATAGGGCATGTACTTGTGGAGCACCTGGGCGAGATGGACCTGGCTGCCTTGGCTGAGAGCCTGGCTGGTGGAGAGTCCTGGTGAAAGGAGGAAAGGGGGGCGATTCTACCAAGAAGCAAAGGTGCATCCATGGCCAGTGTGAAGCCTTGtcctccctctgcccctcacAGATATGCTCCCACCAAGTCGCCAGATGCCCCTTGGTGaaaaccccaccccaccccggcatCCCAAGGGCCCCAGGAGGAGGCACCTACCCACGATATGGGGCAGAGGGACTTGTACACACGCCGGTACCATTCGCACACGGAGACGTCACCCCCTTTAGCGGTCATTGCCTTCTCACAGCGGTGGAAGTCTGTGAAGAAAAGGGATCAGGGTCAGCCCAGACCAAGGGCTGGAACACATTTCTGATCAAAACTCACAGGAATACTTTTTACTGCACAACCAGTTACACGAATCCCCCCAACTCCCAAGTTTCACAAAGAAAGTATATCCTTACAAGTGTAGTACTGAAAAGGGCTAGACACACCACACGAAGCTTATTTTGCAATCCATAAAGAACTACtgtctgggaattccctggtgttaagaatccaccttccattcATTAAGGGGGATGAGGTTCatgccctggtggaggaactaagatcccacagggcAACAAAGCCTAGCCTGTGCACCACAAACGAGACCCATagcagccaagaaaaaaagaaaaagaactactaTTCAACTTGGAACTTCCGGGTGAGGAACAACAGGGCAACTTGAGAGGTGTGTGTGGGGATTATGGGAATCTAGAACCAGGACAAGGGAAGGGGAAGATGGTCTCGATGCTAAGATGTTGGCAtccaggagaggagaaaggaaggggatAATCTGGTTTTTAATAGTCGGAAATTAATTCTAAGATTACTCCAAGTATTACACTCCTGGGTACACTCCCTAAGAGAGAAAGCATTCACAAAGACATCAAATTACATCAATTATAGCAGCATCATTCATAtgagccccaaactggaaaccacACCAGTGTTCATGAATGAAATGTTGGAAAGCTGTATgcaataaaaatgagcaaaatatatgCCACAGCATGGAAGAATCTTCCTAACTATTGAATGAAGAAATCCAAGCATAACACAACACACAGTATTTATAAAGTTCACAAACAGACAAACCTGAAAACGGTGATAAAACCAAAATATTACTGCCCGAAGTCTGTGGGGCTACAACTCTAGTGGGGAGAGCAGGGTGGTGCTTTCAAGAGATGGCATGCAGCAGGCAGGGGAGCTCAGAGGACTGGCAGTATCCAGATTATAATCACATGAAGGATTCAATTTAGTTATTTCTTTAGCTGTACATTATGGTTTACGTACTTCCTATGTTACATTccatacagacagacagacatatacACATCTTGGGGGGGCGGGGAATCACTATGGGATCCAAAGTTTGTGACCCTAGGTCAGATCTTGAGCACAGGTGGTGATGAGGGGCATGGGCCCCGTGAAGTAGGATGTtcagaatgaaagagaagaggcTATGAGGAGGCAAGAGGTAAGTGATATGAGGTGTGGGATCAGGGGAAGGTCAACactgcccccctcctccccaagtCCTGCTCACCCAGGTAGTTCTGCCAGCAGTTCCTGGTCTGGTTCTGGTTGGGGAAGCGGCTATCAAAAGGAGCAGTCTGGTAGTTCTTGATTTTGGTCTTGATGTCTTCTGCCATAGTGCTGACTCCTAGAAGGAAAGAGAGCAGATTCTGGCAGAGGTCCTAAGGGGCCTGGACACGGGGCTGTCAGCCCACCCAGGCCCAATGGAGGCCTGACAGAGAAGAATGGGCTGGGTGTGAAGAAGCCAATACCCCCTCCCTTTCAACATACAGACAGAGGTGAAGGTCTGGGCAAGAACACATCAGGTATGGAAGTCACAGCAGGATGTGTGGGGGTAGACAAtttcttggtaaaaaaaaaaaccaggccAAAATAACACTAGTTGCTATtcactgagtgcttactataGGCAAGGAAGCTTTACTCCTAAAGTTGCTCTAAAGGACAGGAACTATTACTATCACTGCTTCACAGACAAGAGACAAGCAAtttcccaaggtcatacagcaCACATGGGGTGGAGGTGCACTCCATCACTAACATAACCTACACTGCAAAGGTTCTTAATCTCTATTGGTGCCGTGAAGCCCTCAGGAGTCTAATGAACCCTTTCTCCGAATGTTTCAGTGCGTTTAAAGATTGcacaggatcacaaagaaaaCCAATTACATGTAGCTGAGGATTTATGAACTACCACAGTTTCAAAATCATGCCTGAAAAGGGTTATGCTGTGAAATCTGCAAACATAATGGGATATATGATATGATGACCTGTGATTTTTACTGTTGATAAAGTCACCAGATGATGCCAAATACCACCGCTACTGCCTCCATTCCCAAGCGAAGGAAATGCTACATATCAGTGGGAAACTGGCAAAAATACAGATGTAAATTTCCCTCCATTCACGTACTAGCATCCCTTGAGTTCCATCCATTCTGTGGACCTAGGGTTAAAAACCTGACCCATAATCTTTTATGAGGTGACACACGGTTTTCATCAGGGAATCTGACACCGCCTCTATTCCATATTATTCGCGGAGTCGTGGTAATACACAGAAGTTAAGTAGACCAGTAATAAATTCAAGTGACCCAGGGTAGTGGTAAGGATTTTGGGCACCTGAGTAGTGTATTTCCGGGAGCAGAGAATATGGAACATTAAACGCGGTGACACAGACACGGTCGCAAGAATTGTTTTGAAGGCCATCTCCACCTGATTTCGGGAGTAAGGGAGGACTGGGGATGACGCTGCAGCCCCTCGAAAGTGcaaggggcggggggtggggagtcaCCAGGAAGCCAGAAGCAGCCCAGCCAAGCCTCGGGGCTCAGGGGCCAGGGAGAGAAATGCCTGAGGCCTGGTGATTAAGAGCAATGCACTCCTAATGATTTCAAATCCTGATCGCTAGCTAAACTGCGTAGTATATAAGCCTCAGTTGCCTCCTAGCTAAAAGAGATAATCACAGGCCCTATCTCATAGAGTTGGAGGGAAGCGTAAATGAATCAATATAAATCGCTTTGAAAGTTCTAGGCATCCGAGAAAAACCAAATAATCGTCAGCTACGATTAATAATTGAAACGACCCCAGGGATCCGGGATGTCTGCACCGCCGGCCGGAAAACTCATGTCATTTTCCAGTAGGGATCCTCAGTCCTCCAGGATGGGGTTCCACGGTCCCAAGCCCTCAAGACTCACCTAAAGATGCCCCTGAAGTCGCTGGAAGCTCAATGTGACCCTCAGCAAAGACGCCAGTACCGGACCGGAAGCGGAAAAATGCTAGGCCGGAAGCAGGACGGAGCAGCGCACAGAGGAGTCTTCCGCACGGCAAGAGCGCCGTCCCTGGAGCAGTTCAGGCCACGCCCATACTTGAGAATTCCAACCTCCTATTGGGCCAAACGCCTGTTCATCCTCATTCTCGGCCCAATCGTAAGCTTGCGTGGCACTTGGTAGGTACCTTTCCGAGCTGTTCCAAGCTGTGGACTCTGTTCCAAGGTATTGACCGTTGCCggtcacctctctctctctttactaGGAGAAAGGGGTTCTGGGTCCCGGAGTTGGCAGGAGCGTGGCCCTGCGGAAAATATTCCAGCAGAAACGCTCTTATTCGTGCAAGAATTACTTACTGAATATTTACCCAGTGCCAGGTGCTTCTATGTAGGGTTGAGGAAGCATAGTTGAACTAAACACAAAAATCTCTATGATTGTTATGGGGCCAGTTGTTAGTTTgaccccaggtaaatagcagggagagaacacagctccacccatcaacagaaaactggattaaagatttgctgagcatggccatcagaacaagacccagtttcctgatcagtcagtctctcccatcaggaagcttccataagcctcttatcctccatcagagggcagacagactgaaaaccacaatcacagaaaactaacgaatctgatcacatggaccacagctttgtttaactcaatgaaactatgagccatgccatgtagggccacctaagacagacgggtcatggtggagagttctgacaaaatgtggtccactggagaaaggaatgacaaaccacttcagtattcttgccttgagaaccccatgaacagtatgaaaaggccaacagataggacactgaaagatgaactccccaggtcggtaggtgcccaatatgttactggacatcagtggagaaataactccagaaagaatgaagagacggagccagagcaaaaacaacacccagttgtggatgtgactggtgatagaagcaaagtcctatgctgtaaagagcaatattgcataggaacctggaatgttaggtccatgaatcaaggcaaattgaaagtggtcaaacaggagatggcaagtgtgaacatcgacactttaggaatcagcgaactaaactggactagaatgggtgaatttaactcagaggaccattgtatctacttctgtgggcaggaatcccttagaagaaatggagtaaccatcatagtcaacaaaagagtctgaaatgcagtcattggatgcaatctgaaaaccgacagaatgatctctatttgtttccaaggcaaaccattcaatatcatggtaatccaagcctatgccccaatcagtaacactgaagaagctgaagttgaacagttctatgaagacctacaagaccttctagaactaacacccaaaaaagatgtccttttcattataggggactggaatgcaaaagtaggaagtcaagagatacctggagtaacaggcaaatttggccttggagtgcagaatgaagcagggcaaaggctaataaaattttgccaagagaacgcactggtcatagcaaacaccctcttccaataacacaagagaagactctacacatggacatcaccagatggtcaacaccaaaatcagatagattatattctttgcagtgaaagatggagaagctctaaacagtcagcaaaaacaagactgggaactgactgtggctccgatcatgaactctttattgctaaattcagacttaaattgaagaaggtagggaaaaccactagaccattcaggtatgacctaaatcacatcccttacaattatacagtggaagtgacaaatagattcaagggattagatctgatagacagagtacctgaagaactagggatggaggttcataacattgtacaggagacagggatcaagatcatccccaagaaaaagaaatgcaaaaaagcaaaatggctgtctgaggaggtcttacaaatagctgtgaaaagaagagaagtgaaaagcaaaggagcaaaggaaagatatacccatttgaatgcagagttccaaagaatagcaaggagagctaagaaagccttcctcagtgatcaatgcaaagaaatagaggaaaacaatggaatgggaaagactagagatcatttcaagaaaattagagataccaagggaacatttcatgcaaagatggacacaataaaggacagaaatagtatggacctaacagaagcagaagatgttaagaagaggtggcaagaatacacggaagaactgtataaaaaagatcttcatgatccagataatcataatggtgtgatcactcacctacagccagacatcttggaatgcatggatttagtgggccttaggaagaatcgctatgaacaaagctagtggaggtgatggaattccagttgagctatttcaaatcctcaaagatgattctgtgaaagtgctgcactcaatatgccagcaaatttggaaaactcggcagtggccacagggctggaaaaggttagttttcattccaatcccaaagaaaggcaattgccaaagaatgctcaaactaccacacaattgcactcatctcacacactagcaaagtaatgctaaaaattcttcaagccaggcttcaacagtacgtgaactgtgagcatccagatgttcaagttggttttagaaaaggtagaggaaccaacgatcaaattgccaacatcctttggattatCGAAacagcgagagagttccagaaaaacatttatttctgctttactgactatgtcgaagcctttgactgtgtagatcacaacacactgtggaaaattcttcaaaagatgggaataccagaccacctgacctgcctcttgagaaatctgtatgcaggtcaggaagcaacagttagaactggacatggaacaacagactggttccaaatcgggaaaggagtacatcaaggttgtatattgttaccctgcttatttaacttatatgcagagtacatcatgaaaaatgctgggctggaggaagcagaagctggaatcaagattgctgggagaaatatcaataacctcagatatgcatatgacaccacccttatggcagaaaccgaagaagaactaaagagcctcttgatgaaagtgaaagaggagagtgaaaaagttggcttaaagctcaacattcagaaaactaagatcatggcatctggtcccatcacttcatggcaaatagatggggaaacagtggaaacaatgacagactttattttgggggcaccaaaatcactgcagatggtgactgcagccatgaaattaaaagacacttcctccttggaaaaaaagttgtgaccaacctggacagcatttttaaagcagagacattgccaacaaaggtccatctagtcaaggctatggtttttccagtagttatgtatggatgtgagaattgcactataaagaaagctgagcgctgaagaattgatgcttttgaactgtggtgtcagagaagactcttgagagtcccttggactgcaaggagatccaaccagtccatcctaaaggaaatcagtcctgaatattcattggaaggactgatgttgaagctgaaactccaagcaatactttggccacctgatgagggactgactcatttgaaaagaccctgatgctgggaaagattggaggcaggaggagaaggggacgacagaggatgagatggttggatggcatcaccgactcaagactcattggacatgagtttgagtaaactctggtagttggtgatagacagagaggcctggtgtgctgcagtccatggggttgcaaggagttggacgtgactgagtgactgaactcaactgaattgTTAGGGGAttgaaaacaaatcattttttttctcccagggtCGTTTGTCATGCTATGAGGGTGCCGAGACTCCACCTCCTTGTTCATTACTATCTTTCCccaaaccttcagttcagttcaattcagtcgctcagtcgtgtccgactctttgcgacgccatgaatcatagcaagccaggcctccctgtccatggccaactcccggagtttactcaaactcatgtccatcgagtcagtgatgccatctagccatctcatcctctgtcatccccttctcctgtccccaatccctcccagcatcagggtcttttccaatgagtcaactcttcgcaggtCCCCAAACCTTGCTGCTGTCCCCAAACCTTAGAGGGCACAAATTAACAAAGATTTGAGTGACTGAGAGCTCAGAAACCAAATTCCTGCCTCACAGAGGAGGGGTTAAGAGTTAAAATCACTCTTGGGTGATTTTATCTTGGGTCCATGAGGGGTCTGGCAGAAATTGAcccatctctgcaaatgacaacTTCTGGTTACAGACATGTCCTTGACTCCTTTCTCTCACACCCCATAGCTGATCGATCAAGAAATGCTGTTGCCTCTGCCTTAAAAATATGTCCAGAATCTTCTGATTCAAGTCACCGGCACCTGCAGCCCGGATTATTGCAGTGGCCCACTTCCTGACCCCTAAGCTTCCCTGCTGCTGTCCGCAATCAGGTCACTCAACCAGAGGGACCCTGTGAACTCCTCAGTCAGATCACTTCTCTTCCTTGGCCTGGAAACCTCCCCATGTGCCTGGTCTGACTCTTTTAGTCGAAAGCCAAAGTCCTTACAAATGACCTACACAGTTTGGCTCCCTTTATAcccttgttattgttcagtctctaagtcgtgtctgactcttagcaaccccctggactgcagcatgccaggtcccCTGTCTTTCACCCTCTGGGAGCATGCTCAGATTCATGTATATTGAGTctgtgattctatctaaccagcTCATCTTTCGCTGTcccctcttcttctctttttgccttcagtctttcccagcatcagagtcttttccagcgagtaggctctttgcatcagatggccaaagtattggagtttcagcttcagcatcagtccttccaacgaatattcagagttatttcctttaagattgactagtttgatctccttgctgcccaagggactctttgagagtctcctccagcaccacagtttgaaagtataaattctttggcactcagccttctttatggtccaactcgcacatccatctggtgactcagatggtaaagaatctccctccaatgtgggagaccagggtttgatctctgggttaggaagatctcctggagaagggaatggaaacccactccagtattcttgcctgaagaatcccatggacagaggagcctggtgggctacagtccacaaggtcacaaagagtcagacatgactgatcaactaacacacacacactcacatccatacatgactactagaaaaaccatatctttgactattcagacctttgtctGCCAAATCTCTGCTTTCtgatatgatgtctaggtttgtcatagctttccatccaaggagaaagtgtcttgaaagagttaaaagaaattaaaatttcatggctgaagtcactatctgcagtgattttgaagcctaagaaaataaaatctatcactgcatccacttttccctttctattttccaggaagtgatgggaccagatccttATCTCCTCTTAACTGCTGCTGCTCCAGGCACTCTGGCCTCCTAGCAGTTCCTTAAACCTGCAAGCTGGTTTTCCCCAAGGGTCTTGCTGTCCCCTTGGCCTGGAATGCTTTTCCGTCAGCTGGTTCCTTCCATCATGTCCTGCAGGTCTTTGTTAAAATGTCACCTTATCAGTGAGTTCTTCTCagtccaaatatttaaaattgctaTCTTGTCAGTTTCTTCCCTACTTTATTTCTCCAAAGCACTTATCTTCTAACATACTATATCCTTCCTTttattgtttctctctctttctctctgtttccctCAATATAATAGAAGCATCATAAAGGAGCAATTTTTGTCTCTTACTCATCACTGTATCTCTACGACTTAATTTCTGGTACGTAGTATGAttactctataaatatttgtggaatgagtgaattttttGTGTGAATAAAGTGGGCTTCTGGGGACTGGAAGAGGAAGCCATGAAAGACTGTGGCtcgaccttaaaaaaaaaaaagagaactgttATTGTCCCTCCCCTCAGTCTGGCCTCCAAAGCTTCTCCTGTGGGTGCAGGGAGTGCAGTGTCCAGGCCTAACTGGGTTGGGGGCTTCTTATGCTCTGAGTTCTTCAATGCTGTAATGTTTTGTGGAGCTGCCTGTTTATGTGCCTTCATTACCCCCttccatgagatcttcctgaaGCCCAAATCCCTTCCCTGCTTAAACTCCCTGGCTCCCCTGTGCCCTCAGGACATAGTCCAGGCCCCTTACCTTGGCCCACATGGGCACTTTGTCTTGGAACTTTGTGAACTGACTCATGGTCCCCTCTCCAGCTACGCTGATATTTTAATTCATTGAACAGTGCTGTGAGATCTTTCTCCAGGGCTTTGATTTCTTCTGACTGGAACATTCTTTGCCTACCTGACTTCTTAAATCAGCTATTTTTCTCCTCCAATAAGTTTTCCCTGACCAACCCCCAACTTCCCGCCTCAGGCTAGGGCAAGTCCCTCTTTGGGGGGGACTCTACCCCTGCAGGGCTCCCCCAACCCAGTCCTGACCACTCTGGGCTGTCCCTGTGtggtggttgggggggggggggggttctgtCTCCTCACTGAACTGTGAACCTCCTACGGGCAAGGTCCAGAGTTGTCTTTGTCAGTGCTGTCCCCAGCATGGCCCACAGGAGGACCACTTAATAGGCTCTCTTTCAGGCTCAGTAGTTCCCCGATCCAGGTAGGCTCTCCTTGGAGTATGAGTTTTGTGTCCCGTGGGTTGGAGTAGACGCCTTTAGGGGGCAAGCACTAGGTCTAATTCCTTGATGGTCCCTAGCACTGGGAAGGCACACAGTAGgccacccccccttttttttttgagaata of the Cervus canadensis isolate Bull #8, Minnesota chromosome 18, ASM1932006v1, whole genome shotgun sequence genome contains:
- the LOC122421476 gene encoding cytochrome c oxidase subunit 6B1, encoding MAEDIKTKIKNYQTAPFDSRFPNQNQTRNCWQNYLDFHRCEKAMTAKGGDVSVCEWYRRVYKSLCPISWVSAWDDRRAEGTFPGKI